One part of the Candidatus Aminicenantes bacterium genome encodes these proteins:
- a CDS encoding OsmC family protein, producing the protein MDMRIYFPGGKRVNAEYNGFVHKTDQPVDGGGDNRAPSPFELFLASLGTCAGFYVLSFCQQRGIDESGIEIRQSMELDPRTHLVVMVTIEIILPAAFPEKYRAAVVQAAQLCTVKKHLENPPHFHVFGGSR; encoded by the coding sequence ATGGACATGAGAATCTATTTTCCCGGCGGCAAGAGGGTAAACGCCGAATACAACGGCTTCGTTCACAAGACCGATCAGCCCGTTGATGGTGGCGGCGACAACAGAGCCCCTTCCCCCTTCGAGCTCTTTCTGGCTTCCCTGGGCACCTGCGCCGGTTTCTACGTCCTCTCCTTCTGCCAGCAGCGCGGCATCGACGAGAGCGGGATCGAGATCCGCCAATCCATGGAGCTCGACCCGCGCACCCACCTGGTGGTCATGGTGACCATCGAGATCATCCTTCCGGCCGCTTTTCCGGAAAAGTACCGGGCCGCCGTGGTCCAGGCGGCCCAGTTGTGCACGGTGAAGAAGCACTTGGAAAACCCGCCGCACTTCCATGTTTTCGGCGGCAGCCGCTGA
- a CDS encoding insulinase family protein, with translation MRKQILTVIVIVLSVILLTGNDAKTPQSTDSLPIGALVHGFKLEQKQFIKELDGEGYLFRHLKSGARLLKVVSKDDNKVFSVAFKTPPPDDTGVPHIMEHSVLNGSENFPVKSPFDVLAQGSLKTFLNAMTSSDSTIYPVASRNDKDFSNLMHVYLDAAFKPLIYREPRILQQEGWHYELESSAGPLSYKGVVYNEMKGAYSAPERQLDYVLNKALFPDNGYGNSSGGRPEAIPQLTYEQFKAFHRKYYHPANSYIYLYGNGDMEKELAFIDDHYLSGYDKIDVDSRIPLQKPLAAPVLVRGQYGIPEGTPVDGKTYIARSSVYGLNTDQELNIAMDILAEALVNHQAAPLRLALQKAGIGRDVTTFVDSVQQPVFTIMVTNAEAKDLPRFEQVVADTLKEVAAKGFDRTTLDGIINLQEFRLREGRGAFTGIMGAMMASSGWMFADNPFVTLSFNKELASIRSKLDQKYFETLIQKALLNNPHACTAVMEPKPGLEKELATELESKLAAIKGKMSPEEIARIVAQAQALIAYQQRKDDPEALKTIPLLEIADIEKKQEDLPLKQDALAGVPLLLFDTFTKEIVYLDLYFDAGAVDQELIPFVQLYSDLVGMMSTAGYAYGDLENQVNLHTGGIVTSLDVLAVNRDDGRTKPYFIMRGKVMPEKLGRLAELMKQQLLLSKWDDEARLKELLLRTKAQFEQNLARNGLGIARSRLASYFSNRGAYQDLTSGFGYYQFLSGICREPDLKAIAAKLKAVQAKLIDRNGLKVGVTCQEGQLPAVRKELPAMLAAVPLGEFKPAAYRFAKEPLNEGFQDASKVQYVLKGNDYKKLGFQYTGKMNVLNQLLSTVYLQNTIRVQGGAYGGFAMMDNAGFLAFASYRDPNLKKTVENYLGASRFLTELVLDERDLRRLIIGTISGWDRPLNPNQKGYTAVRRFLVGDTLAMLQKERDEILGTSVEDLKGFAKMVEAVMAQNVLCVVGNEKKIAEDKELFKKILPLRQ, from the coding sequence ATACCGGCGTCCCGCACATCATGGAACACTCGGTGCTGAACGGCTCGGAAAATTTCCCTGTCAAGAGCCCGTTCGATGTCCTGGCCCAGGGGTCGTTGAAGACGTTCCTCAACGCCATGACCAGCAGCGATTCCACCATTTACCCGGTGGCCAGCCGCAACGACAAGGATTTTTCCAACCTGATGCACGTTTACCTGGACGCGGCGTTCAAGCCCCTGATATACCGGGAGCCGAGGATCCTGCAGCAGGAAGGGTGGCACTATGAGCTGGAATCCTCCGCCGGACCGCTGTCTTACAAAGGAGTCGTCTACAATGAGATGAAGGGGGCCTATTCGGCGCCGGAGCGGCAATTGGATTATGTGTTGAACAAGGCCCTTTTCCCGGACAATGGCTACGGGAACTCTTCCGGCGGCCGTCCCGAGGCCATCCCGCAGCTGACCTATGAGCAGTTCAAGGCCTTTCACCGGAAATATTACCACCCGGCCAATAGCTATATCTATTTGTACGGCAACGGCGATATGGAAAAAGAGCTGGCCTTCATCGATGACCACTATCTCTCCGGCTATGACAAAATCGATGTTGACAGCCGCATCCCGCTGCAGAAGCCGCTGGCAGCGCCGGTGCTGGTGCGCGGCCAGTACGGAATACCCGAGGGCACCCCGGTAGACGGGAAGACCTATATCGCCCGTAGCAGCGTCTACGGCCTGAACACCGACCAGGAACTGAACATCGCCATGGACATCCTGGCCGAAGCCCTGGTCAATCACCAGGCGGCGCCGCTGCGCCTCGCTTTGCAAAAGGCGGGGATCGGGCGCGATGTTACGACCTTCGTGGATTCCGTCCAGCAACCCGTCTTCACGATAATGGTCACCAACGCCGAGGCCAAGGACCTGCCGCGATTCGAGCAGGTGGTCGCGGATACATTAAAAGAGGTCGCGGCCAAAGGCTTCGACCGCACCACCCTGGATGGGATCATCAACCTGCAGGAATTCCGTTTGCGCGAGGGGCGCGGGGCCTTCACCGGCATCATGGGGGCGATGATGGCCTCCAGCGGCTGGATGTTCGCCGACAACCCGTTCGTCACCCTGTCGTTCAACAAGGAGCTGGCGTCCATCCGCTCCAAGCTGGACCAAAAATACTTCGAGACGCTCATCCAAAAAGCCCTGCTCAACAACCCCCATGCCTGCACGGCGGTGATGGAGCCCAAGCCGGGGCTCGAAAAGGAGCTGGCGACGGAGCTGGAAAGCAAGCTGGCCGCGATCAAGGGGAAAATGAGCCCGGAGGAGATCGCCAGGATCGTGGCGCAGGCCCAGGCGCTGATCGCCTACCAGCAGCGCAAGGACGACCCCGAGGCGCTGAAAACCATCCCCTTGCTCGAGATCGCCGACATCGAGAAAAAGCAGGAGGACCTGCCCCTCAAGCAGGACGCCCTGGCCGGGGTACCGCTGCTGCTTTTCGACACCTTCACCAAGGAGATCGTTTATCTCGATCTTTATTTTGACGCCGGCGCCGTCGACCAGGAGCTGATCCCCTTTGTCCAGCTCTACAGCGATCTGGTGGGCATGATGTCGACCGCCGGGTACGCCTACGGCGACCTGGAGAACCAGGTCAACCTGCACACCGGGGGGATCGTCACCTCCCTGGACGTGCTGGCCGTCAACCGCGATGACGGACGGACGAAGCCGTATTTCATCATGCGCGGCAAGGTCATGCCGGAGAAGCTGGGCCGCCTGGCCGAGCTGATGAAACAGCAATTGCTCCTTTCCAAGTGGGACGATGAAGCCCGGCTCAAGGAATTGCTGCTGCGCACGAAAGCCCAGTTCGAGCAGAACCTGGCCCGCAACGGCTTGGGGATCGCCAGGAGCCGCCTCGCTTCCTACTTCTCCAATCGCGGCGCCTACCAGGACCTCACCTCCGGCTTCGGCTATTACCAGTTCTTGAGCGGCATCTGCCGGGAGCCCGATCTGAAGGCGATCGCCGCCAAGCTCAAAGCGGTGCAGGCCAAGCTGATCGATCGGAACGGCCTGAAGGTCGGCGTGACCTGCCAGGAGGGGCAATTGCCGGCGGTCAGGAAAGAGCTGCCGGCCATGCTGGCGGCTGTTCCCTTGGGAGAGTTCAAGCCCGCGGCCTACCGCTTTGCCAAGGAGCCCTTGAACGAAGGCTTCCAGGACGCGTCGAAGGTGCAATACGTGTTAAAAGGGAACGATTACAAGAAACTGGGTTTTCAATACACCGGGAAGATGAACGTGCTGAACCAACTGCTCTCCACCGTTTATCTGCAGAATACCATCCGCGTGCAGGGGGGTGCCTACGGCGGCTTCGCCATGATGGACAACGCCGGCTTCCTGGCGTTCGCCTCGTACCGCGATCCCAACCTGAAGAAGACGGTCGAAAACTACCTCGGCGCCAGCCGCTTCCTGACGGAGCTGGTCCTGGACGAGCGCGACCTGCGCCGGCTGATCATCGGGACCATCTCCGGCTGGGACCGCCCCCTCAACCCCAACCAGAAAGGCTATACCGCAGTGCGCCGCTTCCTGGTGGGCGACACCCTGGCCATGCTGCAAAAGGAGCGCGACGAGATCCTGGGCACATCGGTCGAGGACCTGAAAGGATTCGCCAAGATGGTGGAAGCGGTGATGGCCCAGAATGTCCTCTGCGTGGTCGGCAATGAAAAAAAGATCGCCGAAGACAAGGAGCTGTTTAAAAAGATCCTACCCCTGCGGCAGTAG
- a CDS encoding M64 family metallo-endopeptidase has translation MKTKILLACIVLYPVLASAQGDVDFTAYFADQTMRIDVHHGGDAKQEALSIDKIYIQGPWAGNPRRLTAAPACGRYLLQVFAAADGALIYRKGFDSYFGEYKTTEPAAQGVAKIFSESLLVPCPKGPVRLEVALRDRQNQPQPIFKTEINPQDVYIVREKLGNDVLVIEQLKNGAPADKADLAILAEGYTAAEEGKFRQDLARFSALLLSQEPYKTFRDRFNIYGLFKASLESGCDEPGYGTFKNTALGASFDSFGSERYLLTEDNRAMRDIAAHVPYDAILILVNHPRYGGGGIYNLYCTFTSDDQWRDYLLMHEFGHSFSGLADEYYTSAVAYNEFYPPGVEPLEANITALLDPKNVKWKELVTKKTAVPTPWEKAAFEAMDKAYQKKRQETNEKIAALKRANAAKEEIDALQARSDEMSRLNGLDVNAFFKQSRFNGKVGAFEGAGYAAKGLYRPMLDCLMFSRGLRPLCKVCERAVIDTIRYYSE, from the coding sequence ATGAAAACTAAAATCCTGCTTGCATGCATAGTGCTATATCCGGTATTGGCATCCGCCCAGGGCGATGTCGATTTTACCGCCTATTTTGCCGACCAGACCATGCGCATCGACGTCCATCACGGCGGCGACGCAAAGCAGGAGGCGCTGAGCATCGACAAGATCTATATCCAGGGGCCCTGGGCCGGCAACCCGCGCCGCCTGACCGCCGCCCCCGCCTGCGGACGCTACCTCCTCCAGGTGTTCGCCGCTGCCGACGGCGCGCTGATCTACCGCAAGGGCTTCGACAGCTACTTCGGCGAATACAAGACCACCGAACCGGCGGCGCAGGGGGTGGCCAAGATCTTTTCCGAGTCGTTGCTCGTCCCCTGTCCGAAAGGGCCGGTGCGGCTCGAGGTGGCGCTGCGCGACCGGCAGAACCAGCCCCAGCCCATTTTTAAAACCGAGATCAATCCCCAGGATGTGTATATCGTCCGCGAAAAGCTCGGCAACGACGTCCTGGTCATCGAGCAGCTGAAAAACGGCGCGCCGGCGGACAAAGCCGACCTGGCCATCCTGGCCGAGGGCTACACCGCCGCCGAAGAGGGCAAATTCAGGCAGGATCTGGCCCGCTTCAGCGCTCTGCTCCTCAGCCAGGAACCCTATAAAACCTTCCGCGACCGTTTCAATATCTACGGCCTGTTCAAGGCGTCGCTTGAAAGCGGCTGCGACGAGCCGGGCTACGGGACGTTCAAGAACACCGCCCTGGGCGCTTCGTTCGATTCGTTCGGCTCCGAGCGCTACCTGCTGACCGAGGACAACCGCGCCATGCGCGATATCGCCGCCCATGTCCCCTACGACGCCATCTTGATCTTGGTCAACCACCCGCGCTACGGCGGCGGCGGCATCTACAACCTCTACTGCACCTTCACCAGCGACGACCAGTGGCGCGACTATCTGCTCATGCACGAGTTCGGCCACTCCTTCAGCGGCCTGGCCGACGAGTATTACACCTCGGCCGTGGCCTACAACGAGTTCTATCCGCCCGGGGTGGAACCGCTGGAGGCCAACATCACCGCCCTGCTCGACCCCAAGAACGTAAAATGGAAAGAGCTGGTGACGAAGAAAACCGCCGTGCCCACGCCGTGGGAGAAAGCGGCCTTCGAGGCGATGGACAAGGCCTACCAAAAAAAGCGTCAGGAAACGAACGAGAAGATCGCCGCCCTGAAGCGCGCCAACGCCGCCAAGGAGGAGATCGACGCCCTGCAGGCCAGGAGCGACGAGATGTCGCGGCTGAACGGGCTCGACGTGAACGCTTTCTTCAAGCAGAGCCGCTTCAACGGCAAGGTCGGCGCCTTCGAGGGCGCCGGCTACGCGGCCAAGGGGTTGTACCGCCCGATGCTCGACTGCCTGATGTTCAGCCGCGGCCTGCGGCCGCTGTGCAAGGTCTGCGAGCGAGCGGTTATCGACACCATCCGCTATTACAGCGAATAA
- a CDS encoding class I SAM-dependent methyltransferase has translation MTINKEKQDQHFPLITFDNPLRRLFLPPRLLTRPYVKEGQTAADLGCGPGYYTLALAEYISPGGKVYAVDSDGKAVRALERKAAKRGLDNIETYAASAADLSFIPGGSVDFVLSHGLLCSMAPKDREEALSEMKRILKPDGLAYVSVARGPWSYVDDAAWEKILAGFSVTWRKRSILRTQQAAVVSLKKR, from the coding sequence ATGACAATAAACAAGGAAAAACAGGACCAGCATTTCCCGCTCATTACTTTTGACAACCCGCTCAGGCGGCTCTTCCTGCCGCCACGGCTGCTGACCAGGCCCTATGTCAAAGAAGGCCAGACGGCCGCCGACCTCGGCTGCGGGCCCGGTTATTACACCTTGGCCCTGGCCGAATACATCAGCCCCGGCGGCAAGGTCTATGCAGTCGATTCGGACGGGAAAGCGGTCCGCGCGCTCGAACGGAAGGCGGCCAAACGCGGCCTGGACAACATCGAAACATACGCCGCATCGGCCGCGGACCTGAGCTTCATCCCTGGCGGATCGGTTGATTTCGTTTTAAGCCACGGGCTCCTATGCTCGATGGCCCCCAAAGACCGCGAAGAGGCCCTGAGCGAGATGAAGCGCATCCTCAAGCCGGACGGGCTGGCTTACGTCAGCGTTGCCCGAGGGCCCTGGAGCTATGTCGATGACGCGGCTTGGGAGAAGATCCTGGCTGGGTTCTCGGTCACGTGGCGGAAACGCAGTATCCTCAGGACCCAGCAAGCGGCAGTCGTGTCACTAAAAAAGAGATAA
- a CDS encoding VIT domain-containing protein — translation MQHLPKSMNRPWAWLAVLLTVCAVPLLADGFIVIPHPPQPGPVSPFPLEVVNHHVQVDISGMLATTTVNQEFYNPNPSRLEGYYLFPLPAGAVIKDFSMWIDGRETRAELLDAAKARNIYEDIVRRLRDPALLEYDGRGVFKVRIFPIEPRSSKKIRIAYHEVLEKDNGAIAYAYPLNTEKFSAKAIEAVTITLNIESPVPLAAIHCPTHPVTVTRRGANRALVVYESSRSLPDSDFKLFITPEAGRLGVSLLAYREPGQEGIFFLSASPTPAGGAEEIGAKEIVFVVDTSGSMAGRSLEQAQGALRYCLERLHKNDRFNIVRFATEADSLFTACLPATIENRRQAENFIAQWRAAGGTNCDEAMSLALGAATGAGDRPSSIVLITDGKPTIGETEEEALLRKIEQANRGHCRIFPVAIGSDINTHLLDKLAEQTRTFRTYIAANENVESGISRFYDKIQSPVLSSLRLTISGAVRTSQLYPHELPDLYQGSALTICGLYQGSGPAQVEIAGQVNGREQRFTFPIEFPEQSRQNDFLPSLWAARRVGFLLDQIRLHGENKELLDEVTRLARLYGIVTPYTSYLIVEDEQARRERGDLAVDDMTLGGGVAASPGAVAKQKEEFSRLKDDKSGSGGVRISSELQALHQAQAVNETRPGADRLSDREQNLKQQVRNAAGRVFYLNNGIWIDGSIQGLGLVPLKRIAFASEPYFALLRSEPTVKAFLALGRNLKFALGRQIIEIY, via the coding sequence ATGCAACACCTACCCAAGTCAATGAATCGCCCCTGGGCATGGCTGGCGGTGCTTTTGACCGTCTGCGCCGTGCCGCTGCTGGCCGACGGCTTCATCGTTATTCCCCATCCGCCGCAGCCCGGACCGGTTTCGCCTTTCCCCCTGGAAGTGGTCAACCACCACGTCCAGGTCGACATCAGCGGCATGCTGGCGACGACGACCGTCAACCAGGAATTCTACAATCCCAATCCGTCGCGTTTGGAAGGCTACTACCTGTTCCCCTTGCCGGCCGGCGCGGTGATCAAGGATTTCAGCATGTGGATCGACGGCCGCGAAACCCGGGCCGAGCTGCTCGACGCCGCCAAGGCCAGGAATATCTACGAGGACATCGTGCGCCGGCTGCGCGATCCCGCCCTGCTCGAATACGACGGCCGCGGCGTTTTCAAAGTGCGCATCTTCCCCATCGAGCCGCGCTCCAGTAAAAAAATCCGCATCGCCTACCATGAGGTGCTGGAAAAAGACAACGGCGCCATCGCTTATGCGTACCCGCTGAACACCGAAAAATTTTCGGCCAAAGCCATCGAAGCGGTAACCATCACCCTGAACATTGAATCCCCGGTGCCACTGGCCGCCATCCATTGCCCCACCCACCCGGTGACCGTCACCCGCCGCGGCGCCAACCGGGCTTTGGTGGTCTACGAAAGCAGCCGCAGCCTGCCCGACAGCGACTTCAAGCTGTTCATCACCCCGGAAGCGGGGCGGCTGGGGGTTTCCTTGCTGGCCTACCGCGAGCCGGGCCAGGAAGGGATCTTCTTTCTCAGCGCCAGCCCGACGCCCGCCGGCGGGGCGGAAGAGATCGGCGCCAAAGAGATCGTCTTCGTCGTCGACACTTCGGGCAGCATGGCCGGCCGCAGCCTGGAACAGGCCCAGGGGGCGCTACGCTATTGCCTGGAGCGCCTTCATAAAAACGACCGCTTCAACATCGTTCGTTTCGCCACCGAGGCCGATTCGCTGTTCACGGCCTGTCTGCCGGCCACGATCGAAAATCGTCGCCAGGCGGAAAATTTCATCGCTCAATGGCGGGCCGCCGGCGGCACCAACTGCGACGAGGCCATGAGCCTTGCTTTGGGGGCCGCGACCGGCGCCGGCGACCGGCCGAGCTCCATCGTGCTGATCACCGACGGCAAGCCGACCATCGGCGAAACCGAGGAGGAGGCGCTGCTGCGCAAGATCGAGCAGGCCAACCGCGGCCACTGCCGGATTTTTCCGGTGGCCATCGGCAGCGACATCAACACCCACCTGCTGGACAAGCTGGCCGAGCAGACCCGGACCTTCCGGACATACATCGCCGCCAACGAGAACGTCGAGAGCGGCATCTCCCGCTTCTACGACAAGATCCAGTCACCCGTCCTGAGTTCGTTGCGCCTGACCATCTCCGGCGCCGTCCGCACCAGCCAGCTCTATCCGCACGAGCTCCCCGACCTCTACCAGGGGTCGGCCCTGACCATCTGCGGGCTTTACCAGGGCTCGGGCCCGGCGCAGGTGGAAATCGCAGGCCAAGTCAACGGCCGCGAGCAGCGATTCACCTTCCCCATCGAATTTCCCGAGCAGAGCCGGCAAAACGATTTCCTGCCGTCGCTCTGGGCCGCCCGCCGCGTTGGTTTCCTGCTCGACCAGATTCGCCTGCACGGGGAAAACAAGGAACTGCTTGATGAAGTGACCCGCCTGGCGCGCCTGTACGGCATCGTCACCCCCTACACCAGCTACCTGATCGTCGAAGACGAGCAGGCGCGCCGCGAGCGGGGCGATCTCGCCGTCGATGACATGACCCTGGGAGGGGGCGTCGCCGCCAGCCCGGGAGCCGTCGCCAAACAGAAGGAGGAATTCAGCCGCCTGAAGGACGACAAGTCGGGCAGCGGCGGCGTGCGCATCAGCAGCGAATTGCAGGCGCTCCACCAGGCCCAGGCGGTCAACGAAACCCGGCCCGGCGCAGACCGTCTTTCCGACCGCGAACAAAACCTGAAACAACAGGTCAGGAACGCGGCGGGCCGGGTCTTCTACCTGAACAACGGCATCTGGATCGACGGCAGCATCCAGGGGCTGGGATTGGTTCCGCTCAAGCGCATCGCCTTCGCCTCCGAGCCGTATTTCGCGCTGCTCAGGAGCGAACCAACGGTGAAAGCGTTCCTGGCTCTGGGGCGCAATCTCAAGTTCGCCCTGGGACGGCAGATTATTGAAATTTATTGA
- a CDS encoding thioredoxin family protein, whose product MICPQCHLFTPDTGFKCIHCGAIVKKLGPEAGVKRYPASQPGNSFFRSWMLLPLAMLAVLVYLFFAQQNKTKAINGFDPGNEFDIESYVQKGKITIFDFFSDYCPPCRQISPLLKKLDEQRPDLVVLAVDINRKGVKGIDFYSPLARQYQLNAVPHFKIFNAEGNLVSEGQQAYGEVIQLLYQAGIQ is encoded by the coding sequence ATGATATGTCCGCAATGCCATCTTTTTACACCGGATACCGGTTTCAAATGCATCCATTGCGGGGCCATCGTCAAGAAACTTGGCCCCGAAGCCGGAGTCAAACGGTATCCCGCCAGCCAGCCCGGGAATAGTTTTTTCAGATCGTGGATGCTGCTGCCTTTGGCCATGCTGGCCGTCCTGGTTTATCTGTTCTTTGCCCAGCAGAACAAAACCAAGGCCATCAATGGCTTCGATCCCGGGAATGAGTTCGACATTGAATCCTATGTGCAAAAGGGGAAAATCACGATTTTCGATTTTTTCAGCGATTATTGCCCGCCCTGTCGGCAGATCTCGCCGCTGCTGAAAAAGTTGGACGAGCAGCGGCCCGACCTGGTGGTGCTGGCGGTCGACATCAACCGCAAGGGGGTCAAGGGCATCGATTTCTATTCACCGTTGGCCCGCCAGTACCAGCTGAATGCCGTCCCGCACTTCAAGATTTTCAACGCCGAGGGAAACCTCGTCAGCGAAGGCCAGCAGGCCTATGGTGAAGTCATCCAGCTGCTCTACCAGGCGGGCATCCAATGA